In Fibrobacter sp., one DNA window encodes the following:
- a CDS encoding glycosyltransferase family 2 protein, with protein MVERLKYVLITPARNEEAFIGATIESVISQSHLPERWIIVSDGSTDRTDEIVRGYKSRFAWIELLRMPEHRDRQFASKVNSFNAGYALLEGCSYDVIGNVDADVTFPPDYFEFIMSKFALIPSLGVAGTPFQEQGYRSGEGAFANLDHVSGACQLFRRECFEQIGGYIPIKGGGIDWAAVTSARMRGWVTRTFKEKTFVHHRKMGTGSSGFLMSRFNHGRKDHYLGGHPLWELFRGVYQMSKKPYVIAGLYLLAGYFWSFLSRTESPLPAELIRFHRAEQMARLRGIFGRVLFRGKNANKNQMEGKGEYGKIFHREESVEG; from the coding sequence ATGGTAGAACGTCTGAAATATGTGCTTATTACACCGGCGCGGAATGAGGAAGCCTTTATCGGTGCTACGATCGAGTCGGTTATCTCTCAGAGTCATTTGCCTGAGAGGTGGATCATAGTAAGTGATGGGTCAACTGATCGTACCGATGAGATTGTGCGGGGGTACAAAAGCAGGTTTGCCTGGATAGAACTTTTAAGGATGCCTGAGCACAGGGACAGGCAGTTTGCATCAAAGGTAAACAGTTTCAATGCCGGGTATGCGCTGCTTGAGGGGTGCAGTTACGATGTAATCGGTAATGTCGATGCTGATGTGACGTTTCCGCCTGATTATTTCGAGTTTATTATGAGTAAATTTGCCCTGATTCCATCGCTTGGTGTAGCCGGTACTCCTTTCCAGGAGCAGGGATATCGTTCCGGTGAGGGTGCGTTTGCAAATCTGGATCATGTTTCCGGTGCTTGTCAGCTTTTCCGGAGAGAGTGTTTCGAGCAGATAGGGGGTTACATTCCCATAAAGGGGGGAGGGATAGACTGGGCAGCGGTGACAAGTGCCCGCATGAGAGGGTGGGTTACAAGGACATTCAAGGAGAAAACCTTTGTTCATCATCGAAAGATGGGTACCGGATCCAGTGGTTTTCTCATGTCGCGGTTTAATCATGGTCGTAAAGATCATTACCTGGGGGGACATCCTTTGTGGGAACTGTTCAGGGGTGTTTACCAGATGAGTAAAAAGCCTTATGTGATTGCAGGTCTGTATCTTCTGGCGGGATATTTCTGGTCTTTTCTCAGTCGTACAGAAAGTCCTCTTCCTGCAGAGCTGATACGTTTTCATCGGGCAGAGCAGATGGCTCGACTCAGGGGAATTTTCGGCAGAGTTCTTTTCAGGGGAAAAAACGCAAATAAAAACCAGATGGAGGGAAAAGGTGAATACGGCAAGATCTTTCATAGAGAAGAGTCTGTTGAAGGTTGA
- a CDS encoding glutamyl-tRNA reductase: protein MLFCVVGLSFRTAPVEVREKLSFGDDVIDDAYRLLLAKEEVQECVIISTCNRVELYAMLKECRGNILKDFFRDFHKYSGSLDDVLYSRSGSEAVRHLCVVASGLDSMVIGEAQIFGQVKEAYLRAVKNKAVSHALDHLFSQVFSVVKKVRSKTRIGEKNLSVSYAAVKLAQSIFDTFTDKRVMILGAGEMGELTVRNLISAGVSGVVVANRTFQKAVEVSERFNGTPIMLHEIWEYFPGTDIIISSITAPGFLIKSSEISSYLNLRKGRPVFLVDISVPRSIDPEVSKLQNVHLYNIDDLRAVVDSNAELRRREAEKGVSIIEKKVCELVECMKSYDILPTLVSIRSKAEEIRRDGLQNLEIPDQQRQVVDLLTKSMVNKILQHSEIVLREYSSNLKRS, encoded by the coding sequence ATGTTATTCTGTGTGGTTGGGCTTAGTTTCAGGACTGCTCCGGTTGAGGTGAGGGAGAAGCTTTCCTTTGGTGATGATGTGATTGATGATGCTTACCGGCTCCTGCTTGCCAAGGAGGAGGTGCAGGAGTGTGTGATTATCTCAACCTGCAACAGGGTTGAACTCTATGCAATGCTAAAGGAGTGCAGGGGAAACATACTCAAGGATTTTTTCCGTGATTTTCACAAATATAGTGGATCTCTTGATGATGTGCTTTACTCCAGGAGCGGCTCTGAAGCGGTGAGGCATCTATGCGTGGTTGCATCGGGACTCGATTCCATGGTGATAGGGGAGGCTCAGATTTTTGGGCAGGTAAAGGAGGCTTACTTAAGGGCGGTGAAGAACAAGGCGGTGAGCCATGCACTGGATCATCTGTTTTCTCAGGTTTTCAGTGTGGTTAAGAAGGTGCGCAGTAAGACCAGAATCGGTGAGAAGAATCTCTCCGTGAGTTATGCTGCTGTAAAGCTGGCACAGTCGATATTCGATACTTTTACAGATAAGAGAGTGATGATACTCGGTGCCGGGGAGATGGGTGAGCTTACGGTCAGAAATCTTATAAGTGCGGGTGTAAGCGGGGTGGTGGTTGCTAATCGGACTTTCCAGAAGGCAGTGGAGGTTTCGGAGCGTTTTAACGGTACTCCAATAATGCTTCATGAGATTTGGGAGTATTTTCCCGGTACCGATATAATTATCAGTTCTATCACCGCTCCTGGTTTTCTGATTAAATCCTCGGAGATAAGCTCTTATCTCAATCTGCGCAAGGGGCGTCCTGTTTTTCTGGTAGATATCTCTGTTCCCCGCAGTATCGATCCTGAAGTGTCAAAGCTTCAGAATGTGCATCTATATAATATCGATGATCTCAGGGCAGTAGTGGATTCCAATGCCGAGTTGCGCCGCAGGGAGGCTGAGAAGGGTGTCTCCATAATTGAGAAAAAGGTTTGTGAGCTGGTGGAGTGTATGAAAAGCTACGATATCCTTCCTACCCTTGTATCGATCAGGTCAAAAGCGGAGGAGATCAGAAGGGATGGTTTGCAGAATCTGGAAATTCCCGATCAGCAGCGCCAGGTTGTTGATCTGCTTACCAAATCCATGGTCAATAAAATTCTGCAGCATTCAGAGATTGTGCTTCGGGAGTACAGCAGTAACCTGAAACGCAGTTGA
- the hemB gene encoding porphobilinogen synthase, producing the protein MAFPVQRPRRLRRNETIRSMVRENCLSPSNLIYPLFVVHGKGVRREIEAMPGSYHFSVDKLGDEVKEISDLGIPAVLLFGIPKSKDPMASEAYASDGIVQRAIQEIKSRSPETVVITDVCLCEYTEHGHCGIVENGYLVNDKSLELIEKVTLSHAMAGSDMMAPAAMLDGQIKAMRTVLDQNGFSERAIMAYSVKYASRLYDIFFKHGTGGVLAFGDKKTHQMDFANSDEAVREIALDIEEGADIVMVKPAMFYLDIVYRISTGFNVPLAVYNVSGEYAMIKQAVKAGQVDDNEIQREIMTAFRRAGADLIITYHAREIARLL; encoded by the coding sequence ATGGCTTTTCCGGTTCAGCGTCCGAGGCGTCTGCGCAGAAATGAGACTATCCGCAGTATGGTCAGGGAGAACTGTCTTTCACCATCAAACCTTATTTATCCTCTCTTTGTAGTGCATGGAAAGGGTGTTCGCAGAGAGATTGAGGCGATGCCGGGGAGCTATCATTTCTCGGTGGATAAACTTGGTGATGAGGTAAAGGAGATTTCGGACCTGGGGATTCCGGCAGTCCTACTCTTTGGTATACCAAAGAGCAAGGACCCGATGGCATCGGAGGCTTATGCATCCGATGGTATAGTGCAGAGAGCTATACAGGAGATAAAGAGCAGGAGTCCGGAGACAGTTGTAATCACCGATGTCTGTCTTTGTGAGTATACAGAGCATGGGCATTGTGGTATCGTGGAAAACGGTTATCTCGTAAACGACAAATCGCTTGAGCTTATCGAAAAGGTGACTCTTTCCCATGCCATGGCTGGTTCCGACATGATGGCTCCTGCGGCAATGCTAGACGGGCAGATAAAGGCGATGAGAACTGTTCTGGATCAGAACGGATTTTCCGAGAGGGCGATAATGGCCTATTCTGTCAAGTACGCATCAAGACTCTACGATATCTTCTTCAAACACGGTACCGGCGGGGTTCTGGCCTTTGGTGACAAGAAGACTCATCAGATGGATTTCGCCAATTCCGATGAGGCTGTAAGGGAGATAGCGCTCGATATCGAGGAGGGTGCGGACATAGTGATGGTGAAGCCAGCGATGTTTTATCTCGATATAGTTTACCGGATCTCCACAGGTTTCAATGTCCCTCTTGCCGTTTACAATGTAAGCGGAGAGTATGCGATGATCAAGCAGGCTGTGAAAGCCGGGCAGGTTGATGACAATGAGATTCAGAGGGAGATTATGACTGCTTTCAGGCGTGCGGGAGCGGATCTGATTATAACGTACCATGCCAGGGAGATTGCGCGCCTCCTTTGA